A single genomic interval of Anthonomus grandis grandis chromosome 17, icAntGran1.3, whole genome shotgun sequence harbors:
- the LOC126746607 gene encoding calmodulin-lysine N-methyltransferase isoform X2: protein MDQAEDILELSENFKIDLDQVPYIDGRGREKQKKVARRRWAILAKALKSPAGSQPSSPTDEISVRRISSFMLLQTRELPAPPTAHPSDLITKRTWFVYSITLDPTTTFDVNVGHRNRTFSAEDLMGFNNTGNVCIWPSEETLSYYVCLNLTLFEGKRVLELGGGMSCLAGVFVAKYSAAARVLLTDGNKTSVENVSAILECNKFSCRTECEVLKWGQPDPARRQFDAILSADCLFFDDARVDFINCLSSRLAPGGFALVMAPRRGSTLDSFVSQSEARGLRCKRVMNYSEVVWEKRLALMSHCDYNDNIHYPVLIEVGL, encoded by the exons ATGGACCAAGCGGAAGACATTTTAGAGTTGAGTGAGAATTTCAAAATAGACCTAGACCAGGTGCCCTATATCGACGGCAGGGGGCGCGAGAAGCAGAAAAAGGTCGCACGCAGACGATGGGCGATCCTCGCCAAAGCCTTAAAG AGCCCCGCAGGGAGTCAACCCTCGAGCCCCACCGACGAGATCTCGGTGCGGCGAATCTCCTCGTTCATGCTGCTACAAACGCGCGAACTCCCCGCCCCACCTACAGCCCACCCGAGCGACTTGATCACCAAAAGAACCTGGTTCGTCTACTCGATCACCCTCGACCCAACGACCACCTTCGACGTGAACGTCGGCCATAGAAATCGCACTTTTAGCGCCGAAGACCTGATGGGCTTCAACAACACCGGCAACGTGTGCATCTGGCCCTCGGAGGAAACCCTCAGCTACTACGTCTGCCTCAACTTGACCCTGTTCGAGGGCAAAAGGGTCCTGGAACTGGGCGGCGGGATGTCCTGTCTCGCGGGGGTCTTCGTCGCCAAATACAGTGCGGCCGCGCGGGTTTTACTCACCGACGGCAACAAAACCTCCGTGGAAAACGTGTCCGCCATCTTGGAGTGCAACAAGTTCAGTTGCCGCACGGAGTGCGAGGTGCTCAAGTGGGGCCAACCGGATCCGGCGCGACGCCAGTTCGACGCCATCTTGTCGGCCGACTGTTTGTTCTTCGACGACGCCCGCGTCGACTTTATAAATTGCTTGAGCAGTCGGTTGGCCCCCGGGGGCTTCGCTTTGGTGATGGCCCCTCGACGGGGCTCCACCCTCGACAGTTTCGTGAGTCAAAGTGAGGCGCGCGGTTTAAGGTGCAAACGGGTGATGAATTACAGCGAGGTGGTGTGGGAGAAACGGTTGGCGTTGATGAGTCACTGCGACTATAACGACAACATTCATTATCCGGTTCTGATTGAG GTCGGTTTATAA
- the LOC126746607 gene encoding calmodulin-lysine N-methyltransferase isoform X1, translated as MDQAEDILELSENFKIDLDQVPYIDGRGREKQKKVARRRWAILAKALKSPAGSQPSSPTDEISVRRISSFMLLQTRELPAPPTAHPSDLITKRTWFVYSITLDPTTTFDVNVGHRNRTFSAEDLMGFNNTGNVCIWPSEETLSYYVCLNLTLFEGKRVLELGGGMSCLAGVFVAKYSAAARVLLTDGNKTSVENVSAILECNKFSCRTECEVLKWGQPDPARRQFDAILSADCLFFDDARVDFINCLSSRLAPGGFALVMAPRRGSTLDSFVSQSEARGLRCKRVMNYSEVVWEKRLALMSHCDYNDNIHYPVLIEVNKG; from the exons ATGGACCAAGCGGAAGACATTTTAGAGTTGAGTGAGAATTTCAAAATAGACCTAGACCAGGTGCCCTATATCGACGGCAGGGGGCGCGAGAAGCAGAAAAAGGTCGCACGCAGACGATGGGCGATCCTCGCCAAAGCCTTAAAG AGCCCCGCAGGGAGTCAACCCTCGAGCCCCACCGACGAGATCTCGGTGCGGCGAATCTCCTCGTTCATGCTGCTACAAACGCGCGAACTCCCCGCCCCACCTACAGCCCACCCGAGCGACTTGATCACCAAAAGAACCTGGTTCGTCTACTCGATCACCCTCGACCCAACGACCACCTTCGACGTGAACGTCGGCCATAGAAATCGCACTTTTAGCGCCGAAGACCTGATGGGCTTCAACAACACCGGCAACGTGTGCATCTGGCCCTCGGAGGAAACCCTCAGCTACTACGTCTGCCTCAACTTGACCCTGTTCGAGGGCAAAAGGGTCCTGGAACTGGGCGGCGGGATGTCCTGTCTCGCGGGGGTCTTCGTCGCCAAATACAGTGCGGCCGCGCGGGTTTTACTCACCGACGGCAACAAAACCTCCGTGGAAAACGTGTCCGCCATCTTGGAGTGCAACAAGTTCAGTTGCCGCACGGAGTGCGAGGTGCTCAAGTGGGGCCAACCGGATCCGGCGCGACGCCAGTTCGACGCCATCTTGTCGGCCGACTGTTTGTTCTTCGACGACGCCCGCGTCGACTTTATAAATTGCTTGAGCAGTCGGTTGGCCCCCGGGGGCTTCGCTTTGGTGATGGCCCCTCGACGGGGCTCCACCCTCGACAGTTTCGTGAGTCAAAGTGAGGCGCGCGGTTTAAGGTGCAAACGGGTGATGAATTACAGCGAGGTGGTGTGGGAGAAACGGTTGGCGTTGATGAGTCACTGCGACTATAACGACAACATTCATTATCCGGTTCTGATTGAGGTCAATAAGGGTTAA
- the LOC126746609 gene encoding BET1 homolog, with amino-acid sequence MRRAHGSSYYQPLPQQDNNDLEHENERMAEELSEKIGVLKSLSIDIGNEVKYQHKLLNDVDDDMDRTGGFLGKTMSRVVKLSRGSHNYIVFYLFVFAVVVFFILYLVLKFR; translated from the coding sequence ATGAGACGTGCCCACGGTTCCAGTTATTATCAGCCGTTGCCCCAGCAGGACAACAACGACTTGGAACACGAAAACGAGCGTATGGCAGAGGAGCTCTCCGAGAAAATCGGCGTCCTAAAGTCCCTCTCGATCGATATCGGGAACGAGGTGAAGTACCAGCATAAGCTGTTGAACGATGTGGACGACGACATGGACCGGACCGGTGGTTTTTTGGGGAAAACCATGAGCCGAGTGGTGAAACTGTCGAGGGGCTCCCATAACTACATCGTCTTTTATTTGTTCGTTTTTGCCGTCGTGGTGttctttattttgtatttgGTGTTGAAGTTTAGGTAA
- the LOC126746606 gene encoding ubiquitin-like domain-containing CTD phosphatase 1 isoform X1, with protein MDKEIPLIIKWSGKEYEILIEENKTVSDLKREIAAKTSVKPERQKLLNLKVKGKTEEQCKLGALQLKPNFKIMMMGSLEEDIQEANTAPKDLPQVLNDFDIDDEEIAIENRDIYLNKVARRVKEYEVKILNQLRPGKKLLVLDIDYTLFDHRTTAQSGAELMRPYLHEFLTSAYEDYDIVIWSATNMKWIIEKMKLLGVDRHPSYKIAFYMDSLAMISVQAPKYGMIDVKPLGVIWGKFEQYTPKNTIMFDDIRRNFIMNPKNGLKIRPFREAHKNRCTDNELLRLSKYIKDLAKFCDDFTTVNHKNWEKYKPKGRSSGEDTESDVRN; from the exons atggataaagaAATTCCGTTGATAATCAAATGGAGCGGCAAAGAGTACGAAATCCTTATAGAAGAAAATAAGACGGTGAGCGACTTGAAACGAGAGATCGCCGCTAAAACGTCAGTCAAGCCCGAGAGGCAAAAACTGCTAAACCTCAAGGTAAAAG GAAAAACTGAGGAGCAATGTAAACTGGGCGCCCTCCAACTGAAACCGAACTTTAAGATTATGATGATGGGCTCGTTGGAGGAGGACATTCAGGAGGCCAATACGGCCCCAAAAGACTTGCCTCAGGTCCTTAATGATTTCGATATAGACG ATGAGGAAATCGCTATTGAAAACCGggatatttacttaaataaagtGGCCAGGCGGGTGAAAGAATATGAGGTGAAAATTCTCAATCAGCTTCGCCCTGGTAAGAAATTACTAGTGCTAGATATTGATTATACACTGTTTGATCATCGTACCACCGCCCAATCGGGGGCAGAACTAATGCGGCCCTATTTACACGAGTTCCTAACCTCTGCATATGAAGATTATGACATAGTGATATGGTCTGCCACGAATATGAAGTGGATCATTgaaaaaatgaaacttttaggGGTCGACAGGCACCCCAGCTATAAAATCGCTTTTTATATGGATTCTTTGGCTATGATCTCGGTGCAGGCCCCCAAATATGGAATGATAGAT GTGAAGCCCCTTGGGGTTATTTGGGGTAAGTTTGAGCAATACACCCCGAAAAACACCATAATGTTTGACGACATTCGAaggaattttattatgaatCCTAAAAATGGGTTGAAGATTAGGCCATTTAGGGAGGCCCACAAAAACAG GTGTACCGATAATGAGTTATTAAGACTTTCAAAGTACATAAAAGATCTTGCAAAGTTCTGTGATGACTTTACAACAGTAAACCATAAGAATTGGGAGAAATATAAGCCCAAAGGGAGGTCCAGTGGCGAGGATACTGAGAGCGATGTAAGGAACTGA
- the LOC126746606 gene encoding ubiquitin-like domain-containing CTD phosphatase 1 isoform X2, producing MDKEIPLIIKWSGKEYEILIEENKTVSDLKREIAAKTSVKPERQKLLNLKVKGKTEEQCKLGALQLKPNFKIMMMGSLEEDIQEANTAPKDLPQVLNDFDIDDEEIAIENRDIYLNKVARRVKEYEVKILNQLRPGVDRHPSYKIAFYMDSLAMISVQAPKYGMIDVKPLGVIWGKFEQYTPKNTIMFDDIRRNFIMNPKNGLKIRPFREAHKNRCTDNELLRLSKYIKDLAKFCDDFTTVNHKNWEKYKPKGRSSGEDTESDVRN from the exons atggataaagaAATTCCGTTGATAATCAAATGGAGCGGCAAAGAGTACGAAATCCTTATAGAAGAAAATAAGACGGTGAGCGACTTGAAACGAGAGATCGCCGCTAAAACGTCAGTCAAGCCCGAGAGGCAAAAACTGCTAAACCTCAAGGTAAAAG GAAAAACTGAGGAGCAATGTAAACTGGGCGCCCTCCAACTGAAACCGAACTTTAAGATTATGATGATGGGCTCGTTGGAGGAGGACATTCAGGAGGCCAATACGGCCCCAAAAGACTTGCCTCAGGTCCTTAATGATTTCGATATAGACG ATGAGGAAATCGCTATTGAAAACCGggatatttacttaaataaagtGGCCAGGCGGGTGAAAGAATATGAGGTGAAAATTCTCAATCAGCTTCGCCCTG gGGTCGACAGGCACCCCAGCTATAAAATCGCTTTTTATATGGATTCTTTGGCTATGATCTCGGTGCAGGCCCCCAAATATGGAATGATAGAT GTGAAGCCCCTTGGGGTTATTTGGGGTAAGTTTGAGCAATACACCCCGAAAAACACCATAATGTTTGACGACATTCGAaggaattttattatgaatCCTAAAAATGGGTTGAAGATTAGGCCATTTAGGGAGGCCCACAAAAACAG GTGTACCGATAATGAGTTATTAAGACTTTCAAAGTACATAAAAGATCTTGCAAAGTTCTGTGATGACTTTACAACAGTAAACCATAAGAATTGGGAGAAATATAAGCCCAAAGGGAGGTCCAGTGGCGAGGATACTGAGAGCGATGTAAGGAACTGA
- the LOC126746603 gene encoding RNA polymerase II-associated protein 1 isoform X1, protein MSGHDKIPEEEEDGEERELLRQQAEYYKQKSEGKITPAAKFIAPVGSKQAKNVPQAIVEPPKGANIQEQIANTFEAIPTDMKLPEIVERHRGEPKSVVELKFASKGFPQVKRRDTNIKPTKGSIFSQQNKPIKTEPDDEPMDTTPPVKEGSAEDKVSFALTDSDREQIHAQNLHVLNQMTDEEKLSEREKLLGSLDPALIQFLRDQSVIRAKKLEEEEEIGVRNSIQEQNEAASEEVEVANELLQEADAGNWLNFDQVEATKLAWMKDFNPETDLKSENFEARFDFEGYLSPYKVEITDANRHLFHHGDEPERPGYSLRELLVLARSSQLQQRVFGLNTLANILKVEKSGMYDNVLDIPFEQVFFVIRVCLDENTPSVVTASLKAMRNLIYFLLDEACADTMMSFGKVGLYQPVLGVQEEFDEQELNDQQLAERDLVRCLVRTDFLVRVKYIVNAIRPPREAVTYILDILSRVARDKHAMPKIFEQEYLLDSLVRHFLPDAVRNEYEAPLPQMVKLLRILAARERHLAEAIEDRYHVTDLLMYYLYQDEYGQTGFGVLLLIESMRYLTVLVHQGCYSKINVEVLYIIMRYHFDKTDNSLNSPVMRQSHVAALFNLLAALVEKGQFAMDSVVENCFYKWITQFKQFDAFKCGHSQILASLLCFAAACEKRKISTGFDALLQSLLLSRGFNVAVHRVTKCLMLLNEVEYHKGSPNLPSLGATTSCNTEDHVIPVLRTSSCIPLLYCFSHYALYTSSFQLKAAFLMHPKVIEYVSKLARAPRYFNVGHWFSRCESHLILNMLRIIVVVRGVMEPELKFFYALAFRGLCLFGADQLEDVPPVLNKIVFCRGFFDIKVLFAKQRIGNNIESVDALDAAWKNLNDIREVYNEVLGFKGDRVFTCQPLCLSISTNATGVIPVDWIYTPLVRLYSEQEKGNTPKDHRTVLNCLRWILMCESYFARLSDSLSPTEKYVRLCCVFLGSDSLFLYEEVQEVLEKIFRKLKEPEMDFEEEISGLPNFKDFYNQLLQQYQGVSYGNKVFANALLYPLVKRHDVQFRKRLWSDFLGVVETCTLKAEEVWFNASNLIEPPDTDGSLRRAYRAALNSGTVKRNTVMHAIAVASAAECR, encoded by the exons ATGTCGGGACACGATAAAATCCCCGAAGAAGAGGAGGACGGTGAGGAGCGCGAGCTGCTCAGACAACAGGCGGAGTATTACAAGCAGAAAAGCGAGGGCAAAATCACCCCCGCGGCCAAGTTTATCGCCCCCGTGGGGTCCAAACAAGCGAAAAACGTGCCCCAAGCGATCGTGGAGCCCCCAAAAGGGGCCAACATTCAAGAACAGATCGCGAACACTTTCGAGGCGATTCCCACTGATATGAAGTTGCCAGAGATCGTTGAAAGGCATAGAGGGGAGCCTAAGAGTGTTGTCGAGTTAAAGTTTGCTAGCAAAGGGTTCCCGCAAGTGAAAAGGAGAGat ACCAACATTAAGCCCACAAAGGGGAGCATATTCTCGCAACAAAACAAACCAATAAAAACTGAACCCGATGATGAACCGATGGACACCACTCCTCCAGTGAAAGAGGGTTCGGCAGAAGATAAAGTGTCATTTGCATTAACTGACTCAGATCGGGAGCAGATTCATGCTCAGAACTTACACGTTCTGAATCAGATGACCGATGAGGAAAAACTGTCCGAGAGGGAGAAACTGCTGGGCAGCCTGGACCCTGCTCTGATCCAGTTCCTGCGGGACCAAAG tgtGATTAGGGCTAAAAAACTTGAGGAGGAGGAGGAAATTGGTGTGAGGAACAGCATTCAAGAGCAGAACGAGGCAGCTTCAGAGGAGGTCGAGGTGGCCAATGAGTTACTCCAGGAAGCGGATGCAGGCAACTGGTTGAACTTTGATCAAGTGGAGGCGACCAAGTTGGCCTGGATGAAGGACTTTAACCCCGAAACCGACCTGAAGAGTGAAAACTTCGAGGCTCGCTTCGATTTCGAGGGCTACTTGTCCCCTTATAAAGTGGAGATAACCGACGCGAATCGTCATTTATTTCATCACGGGGATGAACCGGAACGGCCGGGGTACAGTTTACGGGAGTTACTGGTGTTGGCGCGTTCCAGTCAGTTGCAGCAGCGCGTTTTCGGCTTGAACACGTTGGCGAACATTTTAAAAGTGGAAAAAAGCGGAATGTACGATAACGTGCTCGACATACCGTTCGAGCAAGTGTTTTTCGTGATAAGGGTGTGTTTGGACGAGAACACCCCTTCGGTGGTGACCGCTTCCTTGAAAGCGATGCGgaatttgatttatttcttGTTGGACGAGGCGTGTGCGGACACCATGATGAGTTTCGGAAAAGTGGGGTTATATCAGCCTGTGTTGGGGGTCCAGGAGGAGTTTGACGAGCAGGAATTGAACGATCAGCAGTTGGCCGAGCGGGATTTGGTGAGGTGTTTGGTGCGTACCGACTTCCTGGTTAGAGTCAAGTATATAGTGAACGCCATAAGGCCTCCCCGGGAGGCGGTGACTTATATTCTAGACATTCTGTCCAGGGTGGCGCGTGACAAACACGCGATGCCAAAAATATTCGAGCAAGAATATCTGCTGGACAGTTTAGTGAGGCATTTCCTACCGGATGCGGTGAGGAACGAGTACGAGGCGCCGCTGCCTCAAATGGTCAAGTTGCTTCGGATTTTGGCCGCGCGGGAGCGCCACTTGGCCGAGGCAATCGAGGACAGATACCACGTGACCGACCTCCTAATGTACTACTTATATCAGGACGAATATGGACAAACGGGCTTCGGAGTCCTCTTGTTGATCGAATCGATGCGCTACTTAACCGTCCTAGTGCACCAAGGATGTTACAGCAAAATCAATGTGGAAGTGTTATATATAATCATGCGCTATCACTTCGATAAGACGGATAATTCGCTAAATAGTCCGGTGATGAGGCAGAGTCACGTGGCCGCCCTTTTTAACCTGCTCGCCGCCCTTGTGGAAAAGGGTCAGTTCGCCATGGACTCCGTGGTCGAAAATTGCTTCTACAAGTGGATCACTCAGTTCAAGCAGTTCGACGCGTTCAAGTGTGGACACTCGCAAATCCTCGCGTCGTTGCTCTGTTTCGCCGCCGCTTGTGAGAAACGGAAAATCAGCACCGGGTTCGATGCGCTGCTGCAGAGTCTGTTGCTGTCCAGGGGCTTCAATGTGGCCGTGCACCGTGTCAC GAAATGTTTGATGCTATTAAACGAAGTGGAGTACCACAAGGGCAGCCCGAACCTGCCCTCTTTAGGTGCAACCACGAGCTGCAACACCGAGGACCACGTGATTCCAGTCCTGAGGACCAGCAGCTGCATCCCACTATTGTACTGTTTCTCTCATTACGCCTTGTACACGTCATCCTTTCAG TTGAAGGCGGCCTTCTTGATGCACCCGAAAGTCATCGAGTACGTCTCCAAACTGGCACGTGCCCCGCGTTACTTCAACGTGGGCCACTGGTTCTCCCGCTGCGAGTCGCACTTGATCCTCAACATGTTACGGATCATCGTGGTGGTGCGGGGGGTCATGGAGCCCGAGCTTAAGTTCTTCTACGCCCTCGCGTTTCGCGGCTTATGTCTGTTCGGGGCGGATCAACTCGAGGATGTGCCCCCGGTGCTGAACAAAATCGTTTTTTGCAGAGG ATTCTTCGATATTAAGGTGCTGTTCGCTAAGCAGCGTATCGGGAACAATATCGAGTCGGTGGACGCGTTGGATGCCGCCTGGAAGAACTTGAACGACATTCGGGAGGTTTATAATGAGGTGTTGGGCTTTAAGGGG GATCGTGTTTTCACTTGTCAACCCTTGTGCCTCTCGATCTCCACGAATGCCACCGGTGTCATCCCGGTGGACTGGATCTACACCCCGTTGGTGCGCCTCTACTCCGAGCAAGAAAAAGGGAACACCCCCAAGGACCACCGGACAGTCCTGAACTGTCTCCGCTGGATTTTGATGTGCGAATCCTACTTTGCTCGACTGTCGGACTCTTTAAGTCCCACCGAGAAGTATGTGAGGTTATGTTGCGTCTTTCTCGGCAGCGACAGTCTGTTCCTGTACGAGGAAGTGCAGGAGGTCTTAGAGAAAATATTCAGGAAACTTAAGGAGCCGGAAATGGACTTTGAGGAGGAGATTTCCG GTTTACCGAACTTCAAGGACTTTTACAATCAGCTGTTGCAACAGTACCAAGGGGTCAGTTATGGGAACAAAGTGTTCGCCAACGCCCTCCTGTATCCGTTGGTGAAACGGCACGACGTGCAGTTCCGGAAACGGTTGTGGTCCGATTTCCTGGGCGTGGTCGAGACCTGTACCTTGAAGGCTGAGGAA GTGTGGTTCAATGCGAGTAACTTAATCGAACCGCCGGACACCGACGGGTCCCTCCGTAGGGCCTACAGGGCGGCCCTCAACAGTGGAACAGTCAAACGCAACACTGTGATGCACGCGATCGCCGTTGCCAGTGCCGCGGAATGTCGTTGA
- the LOC126746603 gene encoding RNA polymerase II-associated protein 1 isoform X2 → MSGHDKIPEEEEDGEERELLRQQAEYYKQKSEGKITPAAKFIAPVGSKQAKNVPQAIVEPPKGANIQEQIANTFEAIPTDMKLPEIVERHRGEPKSVVELKFASKGFPQVKRRDTNIKPTKGSIFSQQNKPIKTEPDDEPMDTTPPVKEGSAEDKVSFALTDSDREQIHAQNLHVLNQMTDEEKLSEREKLLGSLDPALIQFLRDQRAKKLEEEEEIGVRNSIQEQNEAASEEVEVANELLQEADAGNWLNFDQVEATKLAWMKDFNPETDLKSENFEARFDFEGYLSPYKVEITDANRHLFHHGDEPERPGYSLRELLVLARSSQLQQRVFGLNTLANILKVEKSGMYDNVLDIPFEQVFFVIRVCLDENTPSVVTASLKAMRNLIYFLLDEACADTMMSFGKVGLYQPVLGVQEEFDEQELNDQQLAERDLVRCLVRTDFLVRVKYIVNAIRPPREAVTYILDILSRVARDKHAMPKIFEQEYLLDSLVRHFLPDAVRNEYEAPLPQMVKLLRILAARERHLAEAIEDRYHVTDLLMYYLYQDEYGQTGFGVLLLIESMRYLTVLVHQGCYSKINVEVLYIIMRYHFDKTDNSLNSPVMRQSHVAALFNLLAALVEKGQFAMDSVVENCFYKWITQFKQFDAFKCGHSQILASLLCFAAACEKRKISTGFDALLQSLLLSRGFNVAVHRVTKCLMLLNEVEYHKGSPNLPSLGATTSCNTEDHVIPVLRTSSCIPLLYCFSHYALYTSSFQLKAAFLMHPKVIEYVSKLARAPRYFNVGHWFSRCESHLILNMLRIIVVVRGVMEPELKFFYALAFRGLCLFGADQLEDVPPVLNKIVFCRGFFDIKVLFAKQRIGNNIESVDALDAAWKNLNDIREVYNEVLGFKGDRVFTCQPLCLSISTNATGVIPVDWIYTPLVRLYSEQEKGNTPKDHRTVLNCLRWILMCESYFARLSDSLSPTEKYVRLCCVFLGSDSLFLYEEVQEVLEKIFRKLKEPEMDFEEEISGLPNFKDFYNQLLQQYQGVSYGNKVFANALLYPLVKRHDVQFRKRLWSDFLGVVETCTLKAEEVWFNASNLIEPPDTDGSLRRAYRAALNSGTVKRNTVMHAIAVASAAECR, encoded by the exons ATGTCGGGACACGATAAAATCCCCGAAGAAGAGGAGGACGGTGAGGAGCGCGAGCTGCTCAGACAACAGGCGGAGTATTACAAGCAGAAAAGCGAGGGCAAAATCACCCCCGCGGCCAAGTTTATCGCCCCCGTGGGGTCCAAACAAGCGAAAAACGTGCCCCAAGCGATCGTGGAGCCCCCAAAAGGGGCCAACATTCAAGAACAGATCGCGAACACTTTCGAGGCGATTCCCACTGATATGAAGTTGCCAGAGATCGTTGAAAGGCATAGAGGGGAGCCTAAGAGTGTTGTCGAGTTAAAGTTTGCTAGCAAAGGGTTCCCGCAAGTGAAAAGGAGAGat ACCAACATTAAGCCCACAAAGGGGAGCATATTCTCGCAACAAAACAAACCAATAAAAACTGAACCCGATGATGAACCGATGGACACCACTCCTCCAGTGAAAGAGGGTTCGGCAGAAGATAAAGTGTCATTTGCATTAACTGACTCAGATCGGGAGCAGATTCATGCTCAGAACTTACACGTTCTGAATCAGATGACCGATGAGGAAAAACTGTCCGAGAGGGAGAAACTGCTGGGCAGCCTGGACCCTGCTCTGATCCAGTTCCTGCGGGACCAAAG GGCTAAAAAACTTGAGGAGGAGGAGGAAATTGGTGTGAGGAACAGCATTCAAGAGCAGAACGAGGCAGCTTCAGAGGAGGTCGAGGTGGCCAATGAGTTACTCCAGGAAGCGGATGCAGGCAACTGGTTGAACTTTGATCAAGTGGAGGCGACCAAGTTGGCCTGGATGAAGGACTTTAACCCCGAAACCGACCTGAAGAGTGAAAACTTCGAGGCTCGCTTCGATTTCGAGGGCTACTTGTCCCCTTATAAAGTGGAGATAACCGACGCGAATCGTCATTTATTTCATCACGGGGATGAACCGGAACGGCCGGGGTACAGTTTACGGGAGTTACTGGTGTTGGCGCGTTCCAGTCAGTTGCAGCAGCGCGTTTTCGGCTTGAACACGTTGGCGAACATTTTAAAAGTGGAAAAAAGCGGAATGTACGATAACGTGCTCGACATACCGTTCGAGCAAGTGTTTTTCGTGATAAGGGTGTGTTTGGACGAGAACACCCCTTCGGTGGTGACCGCTTCCTTGAAAGCGATGCGgaatttgatttatttcttGTTGGACGAGGCGTGTGCGGACACCATGATGAGTTTCGGAAAAGTGGGGTTATATCAGCCTGTGTTGGGGGTCCAGGAGGAGTTTGACGAGCAGGAATTGAACGATCAGCAGTTGGCCGAGCGGGATTTGGTGAGGTGTTTGGTGCGTACCGACTTCCTGGTTAGAGTCAAGTATATAGTGAACGCCATAAGGCCTCCCCGGGAGGCGGTGACTTATATTCTAGACATTCTGTCCAGGGTGGCGCGTGACAAACACGCGATGCCAAAAATATTCGAGCAAGAATATCTGCTGGACAGTTTAGTGAGGCATTTCCTACCGGATGCGGTGAGGAACGAGTACGAGGCGCCGCTGCCTCAAATGGTCAAGTTGCTTCGGATTTTGGCCGCGCGGGAGCGCCACTTGGCCGAGGCAATCGAGGACAGATACCACGTGACCGACCTCCTAATGTACTACTTATATCAGGACGAATATGGACAAACGGGCTTCGGAGTCCTCTTGTTGATCGAATCGATGCGCTACTTAACCGTCCTAGTGCACCAAGGATGTTACAGCAAAATCAATGTGGAAGTGTTATATATAATCATGCGCTATCACTTCGATAAGACGGATAATTCGCTAAATAGTCCGGTGATGAGGCAGAGTCACGTGGCCGCCCTTTTTAACCTGCTCGCCGCCCTTGTGGAAAAGGGTCAGTTCGCCATGGACTCCGTGGTCGAAAATTGCTTCTACAAGTGGATCACTCAGTTCAAGCAGTTCGACGCGTTCAAGTGTGGACACTCGCAAATCCTCGCGTCGTTGCTCTGTTTCGCCGCCGCTTGTGAGAAACGGAAAATCAGCACCGGGTTCGATGCGCTGCTGCAGAGTCTGTTGCTGTCCAGGGGCTTCAATGTGGCCGTGCACCGTGTCAC GAAATGTTTGATGCTATTAAACGAAGTGGAGTACCACAAGGGCAGCCCGAACCTGCCCTCTTTAGGTGCAACCACGAGCTGCAACACCGAGGACCACGTGATTCCAGTCCTGAGGACCAGCAGCTGCATCCCACTATTGTACTGTTTCTCTCATTACGCCTTGTACACGTCATCCTTTCAG TTGAAGGCGGCCTTCTTGATGCACCCGAAAGTCATCGAGTACGTCTCCAAACTGGCACGTGCCCCGCGTTACTTCAACGTGGGCCACTGGTTCTCCCGCTGCGAGTCGCACTTGATCCTCAACATGTTACGGATCATCGTGGTGGTGCGGGGGGTCATGGAGCCCGAGCTTAAGTTCTTCTACGCCCTCGCGTTTCGCGGCTTATGTCTGTTCGGGGCGGATCAACTCGAGGATGTGCCCCCGGTGCTGAACAAAATCGTTTTTTGCAGAGG ATTCTTCGATATTAAGGTGCTGTTCGCTAAGCAGCGTATCGGGAACAATATCGAGTCGGTGGACGCGTTGGATGCCGCCTGGAAGAACTTGAACGACATTCGGGAGGTTTATAATGAGGTGTTGGGCTTTAAGGGG GATCGTGTTTTCACTTGTCAACCCTTGTGCCTCTCGATCTCCACGAATGCCACCGGTGTCATCCCGGTGGACTGGATCTACACCCCGTTGGTGCGCCTCTACTCCGAGCAAGAAAAAGGGAACACCCCCAAGGACCACCGGACAGTCCTGAACTGTCTCCGCTGGATTTTGATGTGCGAATCCTACTTTGCTCGACTGTCGGACTCTTTAAGTCCCACCGAGAAGTATGTGAGGTTATGTTGCGTCTTTCTCGGCAGCGACAGTCTGTTCCTGTACGAGGAAGTGCAGGAGGTCTTAGAGAAAATATTCAGGAAACTTAAGGAGCCGGAAATGGACTTTGAGGAGGAGATTTCCG GTTTACCGAACTTCAAGGACTTTTACAATCAGCTGTTGCAACAGTACCAAGGGGTCAGTTATGGGAACAAAGTGTTCGCCAACGCCCTCCTGTATCCGTTGGTGAAACGGCACGACGTGCAGTTCCGGAAACGGTTGTGGTCCGATTTCCTGGGCGTGGTCGAGACCTGTACCTTGAAGGCTGAGGAA GTGTGGTTCAATGCGAGTAACTTAATCGAACCGCCGGACACCGACGGGTCCCTCCGTAGGGCCTACAGGGCGGCCCTCAACAGTGGAACAGTCAAACGCAACACTGTGATGCACGCGATCGCCGTTGCCAGTGCCGCGGAATGTCGTTGA